The Desulfobulbaceae bacterium sequence AGAGGCGTCAGACCGGACCCTTGGAAAACGTCATTACGATACCCAGATGATGGGTGGATGGGCTTTGCTGCAGGGTGTTGTGGCGGAGATGGCGACTGGAGAGGGGAAATCACTCTGCGCCACACTGCCTGCATGTACAGCGGCATTTGCCTCTATGCCAGTGCATATTGTCTCGGTCAACGATTATCTGGTCTCGCGGGATGCTGCCGAAATGTTGCCTCTGTATCAATTTTTTAATCTTACCGTTGGCGAGATTATCCATGGGATGCAACCACCAGAGCGTAAGAAGGCATATCATTGTGATATAACCTACTGCAATAACAAGGAACTGGTTTTTGATTACCTCAAGGATCGGTTGGTCCTTGGGAGTGGGAGTAACCGGGCGCAGTTGCAGCTTGAGAGTCTTTATCAAAGTCATTGCCGGTCAGACCGGCTGTTGCAGCGTGGTTTACACTTTGCCATAGTTGACGAAACCGACAGCGTTTTGATCGACGAGGCGCGGACCCCTCTTATTATTTCCTGTGAGAAGGGGTGTCGGCATGATAATGATAAAGAAATCTATAGCCAAGCGCTCGATCTCTCCGGTTTCCTCAAAGAGGGTGAGGATTTCACCTTGGATCCGGGCGATTACTCGATTGGCTTGACAGAGAGAGGGAAGCAGCATCTGGAGGCCATGGGCGAGATTGCCGGGGGCATATGGTGCGTAAAAAAAAATAGAGAGGAATTGGTCTCTCTTGCATTGGCAGCTTGCCATCGTTACCATAAAGATCGTCATTATCTGCTTGATATTGAGGGGAAAATTCAGATTATCGACGAATATACCGGGCGTATTATGCCGGACCGCTCGTGGGAGGGCGGGCTTCATCAGATGATCGAAGCTAAGGAAAATTGTGCAATCACCAATAAACGGGAGACGATCGCCAGGATAACCTATCAGCGGTTTTTTCGACGGTATTTATTGCTGTCCGGTATGACCGGCACTGCTGCCGAAGTAGCAAAAGAATTGTGGACAGTCTATGAATTAAAAACCATTCGACTTCCAACGCATCGGCCCCTTTGTCGTCGGCACTTACCTTTTCAGATGCATCAGGCAGTTGAGACGAAATGGCAAGCGGTGTTGCATCACGTTATGGCAGTGCATAATGAAACGAACCAGCCAATACTCGTTGGGACCCGTTCAGTAGAGGCATCAGAGCATTTGAGTCGTCTTTTTAGTGAGGCGTTACTGCCGCATGTTGTTCTTAATGCGCGTCAGGACAGGGATGAAGCGGAAATCATCAGTCGTGCAGGGGAACTTGGGCGCATTACTATTGCGACAAATATGGCAGGGCGAGGGACTGACATAAAATTGGCTTTGGGAGTAAAGGAGAAGAGTGGTTTGCATGTGATCTTAACCGAGTTCCATGATTCGCGGCGTGTGGATCGGCAGCTTTTTGGCCGCTGCGCTCGGCAGGGTGACCCGGGAACGTGTATTGCAATTGCCTCCATCGAAGATGAATTGGTTAAATTATTTGTTGATAGTCAACTTAAGGTTGTGCAGGGGTTGTTTCATTTGTGCCATCAGATAATGGGGTTACGTTTTTATTTGTGGTTGATCAGGGCAGCACAATGGGCGGCGGAGCAACGTCATGCACGTTCACGAAAGGATACGTTGGAAACGGATAGGAGGCTGGACAAGATGATGGCTTTCACTGGGCGTGTAGAATAACTTTATTGAGGTTATTCGATCCGGGGTCCAATAGAGCGGTTTTTTTGTCATGACACATTCGATTGTGAAAGAAATGGTGAAGGGGAATTGTATGAAATTGTTTACCATTGGTATCAGTTTGGCTTTGATGTGGGTTGCGATGAGTCCAGTAATCGCAGCTGGTTTACCAGAAACAGTCGAACTGGATGCTATGATCGAACCTCACCAAACGGTGGAGATACGAAGCCCGGTTGAAGGACTCATAAAAGAGATTACTGTGGAGCGGGGAGATTTTGTTACAAAAGATCAGCCGTTAGTGAAGTTGGAATCTGGTCAGGAAGAGGCCACGGCAGCATTGTGGTGGTTTCGTTCAAGAATGGAGGCTCCAATTCAATCGGCAATGGCGCGGTGTGATTTTAGTGAGCGAAAAGAAAAACGGCTGTCTCAGCTTTATGGCGAAGAATTTGCCTCTCAGGCGGACAAGGAAGAGGCAGAGGCAGAACAGCAGCTTGCCGAAGCACAACTTGTTGAAGCTAAGGAAAATAGGCAACTTGCAGAACTCGAGTTATTGCGCGCCAAGGAAGTTCTTAGTGCTCGGACCTTGAAAAGTCCATTTTCCGGGGTTGTTGTGGAGCGTTTTCTCAATCCGGGCGCAGTGGTAGTGGCTGGTTCCGGAGAAAAAAAACCTATCCTCAAACTGGCAGCTCTCGACCCACTGTATGTAGAGATCGCAGCTCCCTTGGCATTGATGGGTAAAATTACCAAGGGTACCATTGTTGAAGTGAGGCCGGAGGTTCCGGAGGGCGCTGTGTACGAGGGCGTTGTTAGTGTAGTTGACCTAGTCGCGGATGCGCCAAGTGGAACTTTTGTCGTGCGTGTTGAGTTGGCGAATCCTGAAATGAAAATTTCGGCAGGTATCAAGTGCAAGGTTAGGATTCCAGTACAGAAAACGCCTTGAACCGCATCTCTTAGGTTGAGGCAGTTATTGATAATCTCGCAAAAAGTCCGGGGATGGCTAAGCAAAAGGGCCGAGATACAAGGCGCGGGGTTTTTTTGAGAGTGAGGCCATACATATGGTATGCCGAACGAACAAAAATGCTCCGCAACGCAGTAGATCGGACTTTTTGCGACGCCATCAGTTATTGAGTAATGTCCGATGCCGACAGGCCTGCGACTTTTTCCCATTGCACTTTGGATAAAATCACATCCAATTTAGCTGTGATCAGTTGGCCCTTGGCATCGGCTAAAAGGCTCTCAGCTTGCACGAGGGACAAGATATCACCTTTGCCGGCTTTGTATTCACCAAGAGCTTGATTGTAATTATGTTCGGCGTGGACGATTTGTTGGTCGGCAACCTTGAGCATGTCCGAGGAGGTAATGAAATCGTCTTTTGCTTTACTCAGATCGAGTAGAACTTTACGCTGTGCCTCCTGTAGCCGCAACTCAGCGGCGCTCACCTCGTGTCTTGCAGCGACAACTTTGTAGTATTTCCCCCATTCAAAAAAATTCCAGTTAGCCGAAAAACCGATGATTTGCTCTTCAGGGTAGGATGTCTGGTATAGTTCTGAATCGTTTTTATCATGGGCGGCGCTCGCTGAGACGACGGGATAAAAGGCGCTCTTTGCCAGTAATTTGGTATCTTTTGAGATATCAATGGCAGTTCTTGCCTGAATAATTTCAGGGCGGTTTTTTGCTGCTTCATTAATTTGGCTCTCATCAGGGGGTGAAATAGCGTCATTCATGGAGCCTGTAAGGTCATGGATATCTTGAAGTGGGAGGCCCATGAGAGAGTTGAGCTCTGACAGCGCTTTTCTATAATCCCCTTCTGCTTCGATGATGTTGAATCGAGCCTGTTCAAGTCGAACTGAAGCCTGCAGCACATCTGAGAGTTTGACATATCCCAGTTTGTGTCTGCCTTTGGCGATATTGTGATCTTTTTCGGCAAATTGAAACTGCAGGTTTCGTTGTTTTACGATATCACGTTGAGCAATAGCAGAATAAAAGGCTGTTGTTACAGTGGATACAAG is a genomic window containing:
- a CDS encoding TolC family protein, with the protein product MDLPLMTLRQKKRFSLFFLLSVCHPASHASGLSLDEAVTNARNSLPIYQASQQKVAATEALYTASLSPYLPTIDGSASENQHHSSAETYNSKNYKVAVSYTVFDGGKRLANRKIAGSNLTVDQQETRKSEIELVSTVTTAFYSAIAQRDIVKQRNLQFQFAEKDHNIAKGRHKLGYVKLSDVLQASVRLEQARFNIIEAEGDYRKALSELNSLMGLPLQDIHDLTGSMNDAISPPDESQINEAAKNRPEIIQARTAIDISKDTKLLAKSAFYPVVSASAAHDKNDSELYQTSYPEEQIIGFSANWNFFEWGKYYKVVAARHEVSAAELRLQEAQRKVLLDLSKAKDDFITSSDMLKVADQQIVHAEHNYNQALGEYKAGKGDILSLVQAESLLADAKGQLITAKLDVILSKVQWEKVAGLSASDITQ
- a CDS encoding prepilin peptidase, producing EASDRTLGKRHYDTQMMGGWALLQGVVAEMATGEGKSLCATLPACTAAFASMPVHIVSVNDYLVSRDAAEMLPLYQFFNLTVGEIIHGMQPPERKKAYHCDITYCNNKELVFDYLKDRLVLGSGSNRAQLQLESLYQSHCRSDRLLQRGLHFAIVDETDSVLIDEARTPLIISCEKGCRHDNDKEIYSQALDLSGFLKEGEDFTLDPGDYSIGLTERGKQHLEAMGEIAGGIWCVKKNREELVSLALAACHRYHKDRHYLLDIEGKIQIIDEYTGRIMPDRSWEGGLHQMIEAKENCAITNKRETIARITYQRFFRRYLLLSGMTGTAAEVAKELWTVYELKTIRLPTHRPLCRRHLPFQMHQAVETKWQAVLHHVMAVHNETNQPILVGTRSVEASEHLSRLFSEALLPHVVLNARQDRDEAEIISRAGELGRITIATNMAGRGTDIKLALGVKEKSGLHVILTEFHDSRRVDRQLFGRCARQGDPGTCIAIASIEDELVKLFVDSQLKVVQGLFHLCHQIMGLRFYLWLIRAAQWAAEQRHARSRKDTLETDRRLDKMMAFTGRVE
- a CDS encoding efflux RND transporter periplasmic adaptor subunit — protein: MTHSIVKEMVKGNCMKLFTIGISLALMWVAMSPVIAAGLPETVELDAMIEPHQTVEIRSPVEGLIKEITVERGDFVTKDQPLVKLESGQEEATAALWWFRSRMEAPIQSAMARCDFSERKEKRLSQLYGEEFASQADKEEAEAEQQLAEAQLVEAKENRQLAELELLRAKEVLSARTLKSPFSGVVVERFLNPGAVVVAGSGEKKPILKLAALDPLYVEIAAPLALMGKITKGTIVEVRPEVPEGAVYEGVVSVVDLVADAPSGTFVVRVELANPEMKISAGIKCKVRIPVQKTP